The Actinosynnema mirum DSM 43827 genomic interval ACACCGTCGGCACCTACGCGTGCGCTGAGCTGGGCTGCTCGTCCTACGTGCGGGGCAAGGCCCGCCCCGCGGTGCCGCAGCCGGGCGAGAGCGCGACGCTGGAGGAGCGGCTCGCGCGGATGCTCGGCAACATCGGCCTGTTCGTCGACAGGGTGCTGGAGGCGTAGACCGCCCCGCAGGGCATCACCGGGACTTCCGCTGGAGGGCGCGTGGCGCACGAGGCTGTCCGGACCACCGAGCGAATCGCACCGCTGCCCCCGGCCGCACTGGGCATCTGGTTCACCGAGCAATTCAACGGGCCGTCCGCCGTTTATCACATCTCGTTCACGCACCGCCTGCGCGGGCCGCTCGACCCCGATCGCCTGGACCGCGCGCTGTCGGCACTGGTCCACCGGCATGAACCTTTGCGCTCGCGGATCGACCTGATTGGCGACGAGCCGCGACAGCGCGTGCTGAACCCCGCGCCTTTCTACGCCGAACGGGTCGAATCAAAAAGCGCGGGCGAACTGTCCGCCGAGACGGAGCGGCACATCGCGGAACACCGGTCGCGACCATTCAGGTTGGCCGAGCGCGATCCGTTCCGGGTGCTGCTGGTCCGCCTGGGCCCGGAGGACCACGTCCTGTCCGCCGTGCTCCACCACATCTGCGCGGACGGGTTGTCGCTGCCGGTGCTGTGCGCCGACCTGGCGGCGTTCTACGGCGGGCTGGAACCGCCCCCGCTGCGCGCGGGGTACAGCGACGTGGTGGAGCGCAGGCTGACCCGGCCGCCGGACGCCGAGGCCCTGCTGCGGTGGCGGCGGCGGCTGGCGGGCGCGCCGCCGCTGGAGCTGCCGACCGACCGGCCGCGCCCGCGCGTGCGGGGGACCGCGGGCGGGCACGTGCCGCTGCGGGTGGGGCCGGAGCTGGTGGAGCGGGCGCGGGAGTGCGCGCGGCGGCACGGCGCGAGCCTGTTCATGGTGCTGCTGGCGGTCTTCCTCACCGCCCTGCGCGGGTGGGGCGGGCAGGAGGACCTGTCGGTGGGGGTGCCGCTGTCCGGGCGGGAGGGGCCCGAGGAGGAGGCCATGGTGGGGCTGTTCACCAACACGGTGGTGATGCGGGTGGACGTGTCGGGCGCGCCGTCGTTCCCGGAGCTGCTGCGCAGGGTGCGGTCGGTGGCGTTCGACGCCTACGACGACGGGGACGTGCCGTTCTCGCACGTGGTGGAGGCGGTGTCCCCGCCCCGCGACCCGTCGCGGACCCCGCTGTTCCAGGCGGTGTTCACCGTGCAGGACTTCGCGGAGGACGATTTGCGGCTGCCCGGCGTGACGGCCGAGCCGCTGCCCTCCCCCGGCGGCACGAGCGAGTTCGACGTGGAGCTGGAGCTGGCGCTGGACGGGGCGGGGCTGGTCGGTTTCGTCCAGTACGCCGCGGACCTGTTCGACCCGGCCAGCGCCGCCGCCTTCGCCGACGACTACCTGGCCTCGCTGCGCCGCGCCGTGGAGGAGTCCCGGTGAGCGGGGCGCCGGTGAGCGGGGTCCCGGTGAGCGTCCCGGCCGAACTGGCGCGGATCGCCGAGGCCACCCCCGACGCGCCCGCCCTGCTCGACCGGGACCGCGCGCTGAGCTTCCGCGAGCTGCTGTCCGAGCTGGACCGGGTTGCCGGTGGGCTGGCGGTGCCCAGGGGCGCGCTGGTGGCGGTGCTCGCCGAGCGGCACTGGACGACCGTGGCGGGCGCGCTGGGCGTGCTGCGGGCGGGCGGCGCGTACCTGCCGCTGTCGCCGGGGGACCCGCCGGAGCGGCTGCGCGAGGCCGTGGCGGAGGCGGGGGCGGTCGCCGTGCTGGGGCGCGGCGCGGCGCGGGTGGACCTGGGGGCGCCGTTCCTGGCGTACGAGGGGCTGCGCGGGACGGCGCGCGCCACCACCGGCCCGGAGGACCTGGCGTACCTGCTGCGCACGTCCGGTTCCACCGGCAGGCCGAAGGGCGTGCTGGTGCCGCACCGCGCGGTGCTGGCCGCGGGGACGGCGCTGAGCGCCAGGTACGGGATCACCCCGGCGGACCGGGTGCTGAACCTGACCCCGCTGATCTGGGACACCGCCGGTGAGGAGATCTACGCGACGCTGTTCGGCGGCGCGGCGGTGGTGACCGACTCCCGGACGGAGCGGGCCTCGGCGCGGACCCTGCTGGACGTGGTGGCCGAGCGCGGGGTGACGGTGCTCAACCTGGCCACGGCGCTGTGGGCGGAGCTGGCCGATCACGTGCTGACGACGGGCGAGCGGTTGCCGCCGTCGCTGCGGCTGGTGGTGATCGGCGGCGAGGAGGCGCGGGCGCGCACGGTGCGCCGGTGGTGCGAGCACGTGGACGCGGAGCTGGTCAACGCCTACGGCCAGACCGAGACGGTGATGGTCACGCACGCGGCGGACCTGGGCGGCGCCGTCGGCCGGGCGCTGGAGGACGACGACGTGGTGCCGATCGGCCGGGCCCTGCCGCACATCAGGGAGGTCCTGGTCCCGGCGGGCGAGGGCGTCTTCGAGCTCCTGGTGGGCGGGCCGTCGGTGGCGTGGGGCTACCGGGACGCGCCCGCGCTGACGGCGGACCGCTTCCCCCCCGGCGCCGGGGACCGGCTCTACCGGACCGGCGACCTGGTGCGGGTGGGCGCTGCGGGTCTGGAGTTCGTGGGCAGGGCGGACCGGCAGGTGAAGGTGCGCGGGGTGCGCGTGGAGCCCGCGGAGGTGGAGCGGGCGCTGGTGTCGTGCGCGGGCGTGGCGACGGCGGCGGTGTTCGCGGTGGGCGGGGAGCGGCGGTCGCTGGTGGCCGTGTACGTCCCGTCGGCGCGGGACGCCGCGACCCCGGAGGGGCTGCGCGAGGCGCTGCGGGCCAAGCTCCCGGAGAGCCTGCGCCCGCACCACGTGCACGCCCGAGCCGACCTTCCGCTGACCGCGACGGGCAAGGTGGACGTCGGGGCGCTGCGGGAGCTGTACGGCGGGGCGGAGGTGGGGGCGGGGGCTGGACCGGGGCCGGACGCGGGATCGGAGGCGGGCGCGGGATCGGAGGCGGGGCCGAGGCCGGGCGTGGGATCGGAGCCGGGCGCGGGGCCGGACGCGGGGCCGGACGCGGGGCCTGGCGCCGAGTCCGCGCCGGACTCGGACCCGGACGCGGAAGGCGCGTCGCTGCTGGAGGTGGTGACGTCGGTGTACCGCGAGGTGCTGGCCGCGAACGCCACCGGGGACTCGTCCTACTTCGACCTGGGCGGCGACAGCCTGCTGGCGATCCGCCTGATCTCCCGCCTGACGGCCAGGACCACCACCCGCCTGACGGTGCGGGAGGTCTTCGAGCACCCCACCCCCCGCTCGCTGGCCGAGCACCTGGGGCGCGCGGTGTGATCGCCGCCGTGGCGGTCTCGTCCCGCGGGGGCGCGCCGTGCCCGCGCGCACGTCCGAGCGACCACCGGGCGGGCAGCAGGGGCCTGGCGTTCCCGGCGCCGACCGACCGGCGGGTGTCGGTGGTGCGCCACGGGCGCCCGGTGAGGCCGAAGCCGAGGGCGCTGTGCCGGTGACCGGGGCGGACGTCCGGCGGATCGCGCTGGCGCTGCCGGGGGTGGTGGAGCGGGCGTCCTACGGCACGCCGGGCTGGCGGGTGTCGGACAAGCTGTTCGCACGCCTGCACGAGCAGGACGGCGTGCTGGTGCGGCTGGGCGCGATCGACGAGCCGGAGCTGCGCGAGGTGCTCACCGACGCGTGGCGCGCCCGAGCCCCGAAGCGGCTGGTCGCCGAACTGGCCGAGCCCGACGGGTGATCAGCCGCCCGCCCCGCGCGCGCCCCTCCGCGCGGGGCGGCCAGGAGCACGGGGGACGGGGCGGAATTCGACGTCGCCCACAATCCCGAACCGAACGGTCGAGATCGCCGATCCCGCGCGTGTCGCGTTTGCCAATTCGCCGGAAATCTGTTCTCCGCAGCGCAAAACCGCAGGCAGGTCAGGGTTTCCCGTTCATCGCAAGCCAGTGAGACAACCCTCTCTCCTCAACGCTTCCACCCCCGCTTTCCCGCCCCCGAACCCCTAGCATTCCGCTTCGCCGAGAACCGGACGGCCCGGTCGGACCGGCACAGCGAGGCGAGGTCACCAGCATGAGCCCGACCCCCGACAGCCGTCGTTCCGCGATCGCCGAGGAGCAGGCGTTCCTGGACACCGCCACCGCGCTGCGCGACCGGCTGCTCGCGCGGTTGGCGGACGAGGTCGCCGACGCCGCGCTGGACGGGGACCGGGCGCTGCACCGGGTGCTGCGGGCGCAGCACGACGAGCTGCTGCTGGCGTCCGACCGGCTCGTCTTCGGCAGGCTCGACGGGCTCGACGGGGTGGTGTGGCGGATCGGGCGGGTCGGGGTGCGGGAGGACGACGTGCGCGCCGAGCCGCTCGTGCTGGACTGGCGGGCGCCCGCCGCCCGGCCGTTCTACACCGCCACGCCGGTGGACCCGCAGGGCCAGGCGCGTCGCCGCCACATCCGCACCGAGGGCGCGGTGGTGGTCGGCGTGGAGGACGAGCCGCTCGACGGGTCCTCCGCCTCCGACCTGGTCGGCGAGGGCGCGCTGCTCGCGGCGCTCGACCGGCGGCGCACCGGGCGGATGTCGACGGCGGTGTCGACCCTGCAGCGCGAGCAGGACGAGGTGGTGCGCGCCGACGCGTCCGGGCCGCTGATCGTGCAGGGCGGGCCCGGCACCGGCAAGACCGTGGTGGCCCTGCACCGGGTGGCGTACCTGCTGTTCACGCACCGGCAGCTGGCGGAGCGGGCGGTGCTGGTGCTCGGGCCGTCGCCGCGCTTCCTGGACTACATCGCGCAGGTGCTGCCCGCGCTCGGTGAGACCGCCGTGGTGTCGGCGACCTGCGACACCCTGGTGCCCGGCGCCGAGGTGACCCGCGCCGAGGACCGGGTGGTGTCCGAGATCAAGGGGCGCGCGGCGTGGCAGCGGGCCCTGGAGGAGCGCGTGGCGGCGCTGCGGCCCCGGCCGCGCGACCTGGAGCTGCGCTGGGAGGGCGAGCGGCACGTCGTGGACCGGGCGGTGGTCGCGCAGCTGCTCGCCTCGGTGCGGGCCAGGCCGCACCACCGGGCCAGGACCGCGTTCGCCGAGCAGCTGCACCAGGTGCTGGCCGAGCTGATCGCCGAGCACCGCGAGGCCGCGCTCGCCGAGGTCGAGGAGGGCTTCGAGGACATCCTCGCCCGCGTCGACCGCGGCCTGGGCGGGGCCGCCCACGACGGACCGGCCACCGGCAGCGACGTGGACGGCAGGCTGTCCGAGGAGGAGGTGGACGAGCTGCGCGCGGCGATCGCCGAGCACCCGACCATCGCCCGGTTCGTCGAGCACTGGTGGCCGACCCTGGACGCGGGCGAGGTGCTGCGCGGGTTCCTGGCCGATCCGGTGCCGCTGGGCGGTTTCCTCACGCCGGGGGAGGTGGCGCTGGTGGTCGCCGAGCCGCGGGGGTGGTCGTCCGGCGACATCCCGCTGCTCGACGCGGTGGCCGACCTGCTCGGTGACGCGGACCCCGCGCGCGGGCGGGCGGAGTCCATCGCGGACCGGGCGCGGGCGCAGCG includes:
- a CDS encoding condensation domain-containing protein, which gives rise to MAHEAVRTTERIAPLPPAALGIWFTEQFNGPSAVYHISFTHRLRGPLDPDRLDRALSALVHRHEPLRSRIDLIGDEPRQRVLNPAPFYAERVESKSAGELSAETERHIAEHRSRPFRLAERDPFRVLLVRLGPEDHVLSAVLHHICADGLSLPVLCADLAAFYGGLEPPPLRAGYSDVVERRLTRPPDAEALLRWRRRLAGAPPLELPTDRPRPRVRGTAGGHVPLRVGPELVERARECARRHGASLFMVLLAVFLTALRGWGGQEDLSVGVPLSGREGPEEEAMVGLFTNTVVMRVDVSGAPSFPELLRRVRSVAFDAYDDGDVPFSHVVEAVSPPRDPSRTPLFQAVFTVQDFAEDDLRLPGVTAEPLPSPGGTSEFDVELELALDGAGLVGFVQYAADLFDPASAAAFADDYLASLRRAVEESR
- a CDS encoding AMP-binding protein, coding for MSGAPVSGVPVSVPAELARIAEATPDAPALLDRDRALSFRELLSELDRVAGGLAVPRGALVAVLAERHWTTVAGALGVLRAGGAYLPLSPGDPPERLREAVAEAGAVAVLGRGAARVDLGAPFLAYEGLRGTARATTGPEDLAYLLRTSGSTGRPKGVLVPHRAVLAAGTALSARYGITPADRVLNLTPLIWDTAGEEIYATLFGGAAVVTDSRTERASARTLLDVVAERGVTVLNLATALWAELADHVLTTGERLPPSLRLVVIGGEEARARTVRRWCEHVDAELVNAYGQTETVMVTHAADLGGAVGRALEDDDVVPIGRALPHIREVLVPAGEGVFELLVGGPSVAWGYRDAPALTADRFPPGAGDRLYRTGDLVRVGAAGLEFVGRADRQVKVRGVRVEPAEVERALVSCAGVATAAVFAVGGERRSLVAVYVPSARDAATPEGLREALRAKLPESLRPHHVHARADLPLTATGKVDVGALRELYGGAEVGAGAGPGPDAGSEAGAGSEAGPRPGVGSEPGAGPDAGPDAGPGAESAPDSDPDAEGASLLEVVTSVYREVLAANATGDSSYFDLGGDSLLAIRLISRLTARTTTRLTVREVFEHPTPRSLAEHLGRAV
- a CDS encoding HelD family protein, with product MSPTPDSRRSAIAEEQAFLDTATALRDRLLARLADEVADAALDGDRALHRVLRAQHDELLLASDRLVFGRLDGLDGVVWRIGRVGVREDDVRAEPLVLDWRAPAARPFYTATPVDPQGQARRRHIRTEGAVVVGVEDEPLDGSSASDLVGEGALLAALDRRRTGRMSTAVSTLQREQDEVVRADASGPLIVQGGPGTGKTVVALHRVAYLLFTHRQLAERAVLVLGPSPRFLDYIAQVLPALGETAVVSATCDTLVPGAEVTRAEDRVVSEIKGRAAWQRALEERVAALRPRPRDLELRWEGERHVVDRAVVAQLLASVRARPHHRARTAFAEQLHQVLAELIAEHREAALAEVEEGFEDILARVDRGLGGAAHDGPATGSDVDGRLSEEEVDELRAAIAEHPTIARFVEHWWPTLDAGEVLRGFLADPVPLGGFLTPGEVALVVAEPRGWSSGDIPLLDAVADLLGDADPARGRAESIADRARAQRGWTYGHVVVDEAQELSEMQWHMVLRRCPARSITAVGDIDQAEASHRHTSWARAVHATLGESWTAAELTICYRTPSEVMALTAPVLEKAGSRNTPPRAVRSSGVTPWERSTTTADLPGAAREAVAELAGRRRGGTVGVVTARAHVAPLKALLGNEFPVLTATEAKGLEWDATLVVDPEGITAEPRGWNGLYVALTRCTQELGQLRIA